A section of the Oryzias latipes chromosome 8, ASM223467v1 genome encodes:
- the meioc gene encoding meiosis-specific coiled-coil domain-containing protein MEIOC isoform X1 translates to MALDLDTTTTKAFFDNYQKDFTSHVSWSHTASNYSHETSDSSQNSFKKRNPTDNPDYEGEADLQGLVSNILDEKNASESYYSESLPGRNPIWSPKTLREELQCYPSEDKVFLNTPFSSNHIPHDMFNKAPQPMVELSQQFNSVATNEQYHPNLTNRDSCSLQLKKLPPGLPVPNAVNADSPEMRLNKYTWMSNNMEKEANQPLNNYPELSHIYKPPNNMNGSPFDAFYDDCSIQAPVNATHNKQYAQGGMNQLVRSFQSLIASENDHISPGDFPNMHKKPQSMLKDRKTEQYQIYSQAMSPQSAPVMQNAKQLMDNLGSVQHGRAGDLRKQTCNRDGSQHLSHFSPHHRDYFQQSNQSSPCFEVTNHSQKRMATDYTNVGTSPYFNYHIPQTQMHKIKQQMQKEKRRTPAPGFHGEDFSKRHQINTYVTPEKKTQFSHNIYFQGSMQSHRAEEHHMVCAENSTRFRPFVRPGKDLRRHSSSDVNSEFLPKSTSLHELRMSGNEASGYSSNVSNLKTSRREISFQSHPSAATPPPLMNQGPVSQLHIYVDECDREWRALEKERKAIEGTLRKTFPGIKIPAGTNLNLPRPSGSPTKLDHIVVNQMREQIKVANLLERMEALCDAPLQNNIHTVLKRHHMAVCITQARCSEDSRSIKHQQQKPPFMENKATLMVMALQDLAATTRRLRTALWCALQMTLPRPIRTPEYHDYEAATCTEKCSVPFEGYSFTLMN, encoded by the exons ATGGCGTTGGACCTGGACACAACCACCACCAAAGCGTTTTTTGACAATTATCAG AAGGACTTCACCTCCCATGTTTCGTGGTCTCACACTGCCTCAAACTATTCTCATGAAACTAGTGATTCTTCccagaacagctttaaaaaaag GAACCCAACAGATAATCCTGATTATGAGGGTGAAGCAGATCTACAGGGTTTAGTATCAAACATTTtggatgagaaaaatgcaagtGAGAGCTACTACAGCGAAAG CTTACCTGGCAGGAATCCCATCTGGTCTCCAAAGACGCTGAGAGAAGAACTGCAATGTTATCCCTCAGAAGATAAAGTGTTCCTAAATACCCCCTTTTCCTCAAATCATATACCCCATGACATGTTCAACAAAGCACCACAGCCCATGGTTGAGTTGAGtcaacaattcaattcagttgCTACTAATGAACAATATCATCCCAATTTAACCAATAGAGACAGTTGTTCCCTCCAGCTGAAGAAACTGCCACCAGGTCTACCAGTGCCCAACGCAGTAAATGCAGATTCACCTGAAATGCGTCTAAATAAATACACCTGGATGTCAAATAATATGGAGAAAGAAGCCAATCAACCTCTGAATAATTACCCAGAGCTCAGCCACATCTATAAACCTCCAAACAACATGAACGGATCCCCTTTTGATGCTTTCTATGACGACTGCTCCATTCAGGCTCCTGTAAACGCCACTCATAATAAGCAGTATGCTCAGGGGGGCATGAACCAGCTGGTGCGAAGTTTCCAGTCACTTATAGCCTCTGAGAATGATCACATTTCCCCTGGAGATTTTCCAAACATGCACAAAAAACCCCAGAGCATGCTCAAAGATCGAAAGACTGAACAGTACCAAATTTATAGTCAAGCAATGTCACCACAAAGTGCTCCGGTAATGCAGAACGCAAAACAGCTGATGGACAACCTGGGATCCGTGCAACATGGAAGAGCTGGAGATTTGAGGAAGCAAACGTGTAATCGTGACGGCTCTCAGCACCTTAGTCATTTCAGCCCTCACCACAGGGACTATTTTCAGCAATCAAACCAATCATCTCCCTGTTTTGAAGTCACAAATCACTCACAGAAAAGGATGGCAACAGATTACACAAATGTAGGTACGAGCCCCTATTTTAATTATCACATCCCACAAACCCAGATGCACAAGATCAAGCAGCAGATGCAAAAAGAGAAGAGGAGGACACCCGCACCTGGCTTTCATGGAGAGGACTTCTCCAAGAGGCACCAAATCAACACTTACGTGACGCCAGAAAAGAAAACCCAATTCTCACACAATATCTACTTCCAAGGGAGCATGCAGTCTCACAGAGCTGAAGAACACCATATGGTCTGTGCAGAGAATTCTACTAGATTTAGGCCTTTTGTACGTCCTGGGAAAGATCTGAGAAGGCACTCGAGCTCGGATGTCAACTCAGAGTTTCTCCCTAAATCAACGTCCCTCCATGAACTTCGTATGTCTGGCAATGAGGCTTCAGGCTACAGCTCAAATGTCAGCAACCTGAAGACCTCCAGGAGAGAGATCTCTTTTCAAAGTCACCCGTCAGCCGctactcctcctcctctgatgAATCAAGGACCCGTGAGCCAGCTCCACATCTACGTGGATGAATGTGACAGAGAGTGGAGGGCTTTGGAGAAGGAAAGAAAGGCG ATTGAGGGCACTCTGAGAAAGACTTTCCCTGGAATAAAAATTCCAGCAGGCACCAACTTGAACCTCCCCAGACCTTCAGGAAGCCCCACTAAACTGGACCACATTGTTGTTAATCAGATGAGAGAACAAATAAAG GTAGCAAACCTTTTAGAAAGAATGGAGGCTCTGTGCGACGCTCCACTGCAGAACAACATACACACAGTCCTGAAAAGGCATCACATGGCTGTTTGTATCACACAAGCAAGATGCAGCGAGGATAGCAGGAGCATCAAACACCAACAACAGAAACCCCCTTTCATGGAAAACAAAG CTACCTTGATGGTCATGGCACTGCAGGATCTCGCAGCGACCACCAGGAGGCTCCGCACAGCCTTGTGGTGCGCCTTGCAGATGACGCTGCCACGCCCCATCCGGACACCCGAATACCACGATTATGAGGCAGCCACATGCACAGAGAAGTGCAGCGTTCCGTTCGAAGGTTACTCTTTCACACTCATGAATTAA
- the ccdc43 gene encoding coiled-coil domain-containing protein 43 has product MAAPLTDAGEFEIWLNDRLDNLEVDREVYGAYILGILQEEENDDEKEDALRGILSAFLDEDATEDVCKQIIQQWADYASRSASMKNAEDAEVQAIASMIEKQAQIVVKQKDVSAESKKRKEALLAQYANITDEEDEAEEEEPAGGNDTTGNEKSLFKNTNVEEVLHRQKQKREQAKEDAQKKKETDKMQREKDKLAKQDRKEKEKKRTQKNERRR; this is encoded by the exons ATGGCGGCGCCCCTGACAGACGCCGGGGAGTTTGAAATCTGGTTAAATGACAGATTAGACAATCTGGAAGTGGATCGAGAGGTGTACGGGGCTTACATTTTGGGAATCCTACAAGAGGAAGAAAACGACGATGAGAAAGAAGACGCTCTTCGCGGGATTTTATCAGCGTTTCTG GATGAGGATGCCACGGAAGATGTCTGCAAACAGATCATCCAGCAGTGGGCAGACTATGCCAGCCGATCAGCATCCATGAAAAATGCAGAAGATG CTGAGGTCCAGGCCATCGCCAGCATGATAGAGAAGCAAGCACAGATTGTGGTGAAACAGAAGGATGTCTCTGCCGAGTCCAAGAAGAGGAAGGAGGCTCTACTGGCTCAATATGCCAACATCACAGACGAAGAGGA TgaagctgaggaagaggagcctgCAGGTGGAAACGACACTActggaaatgaaaaat CCCTGTTCAAGAACACCAACGTGGAGGAGGTGCTGCACCGGCAGAAGCAAAAGCGGGAACAGGCCAAAGAAGACGCTCAGAAGAAGAAGGAAACGGACAAGATGCAGCGGGAGAAGGACAAGCTGGCCAAGCAAGACAGgaaggagaaggagaagaagcGCACACAGAAAAATGAACGGCGaagataa
- the fzd2 gene encoding frizzled-2 produces MLPPHGFCQQISIPLCTDIAYNQTIMPNLMGNHNQEDAGLEVHQFFPLVKVQCSPELKFFLCSMYAPVCTVLEKPIPPCRPICEKARQGCEALMNKFGFQWPEKLRCENFPLLGDHGQICVGQNESSSPTAPPPLPPAPGTRELPRVSTHERPFTCPSVLRVPPYLNYHFLEEKDCGAPCESPRNGGNMFFSDKEIHFARMWVLIWSVLCCTSTFFTVTTYLIDMQRFRYPERPIIFLSGCYTMVSIAFIAGYFLGDKVACNDSFNPDGYKTVVQGTKKEGCTILFMMLYFFSMASSIWWVILSLTWFLAAGMKWGHEAIEANSQYFHLAAWAVPAVKTISILAMGQIEGDVLSGVCFVSLSNLDPLRGFVLAPLFIYLFIGTSFLLAGFVSLFRIRTIMKHDGTKTEKLEQLMVRIGVFSVLYTVPATIVIACFFYEQAFRPHWERSWVSRNCRSLAIPCPAQSRPHMTPDFTVYMIKYLMTLIVGITSGFWIWSGKTLHSWRKFYTRLTSGKNGETTV; encoded by the coding sequence ATGCTCCCTCCGCATGGGTTTTGCCAGCAGATTTCGATCCCTTTATGCACAGACATCGCCTACAACCAAACAATCATGCCCAATTTAATGGGGAACCACAATCAGGAGGATGCGGGGCTCGAGGTTCACCAGTTCTTCCCGCTCGTGAAGGTACAATGCTCGCCTGAGTTAAAGTTCTTCCTGTGCTCCATGTACGCGCCTGTGTGCACCGTTCTGGAAAAGCCCATTCCTCCGTGCAGGCCCATCTGTGAGAAAGCCCGGCAGGGCTGCGAGGCTCTCATGAACAAGTTCGGCTTTCAGTGGCCGGAAAAGCTGCGCTGCGAGAACTTCCCTTTGCTGGGAGATCATGGACAGATCTGCGTGGGGCAGAACGAATCCTCCAGCCCCACGGCGCCCCCTCCACTGCCACCGGCCCCAGGGACTCGGGAGCTCCCCAGAGTCTCCACACATGAGAGGCCGTTCACCTGTCCCTCTGTTCTGAGGGTTCCCCCTTACTTGAATTATCATTTCTTAGAAGAGAAGGACTGTGGAGCTCCATGCGAGTCACCGAGGAATGGTGGAAATATGTTTTTCAGCGACAAGGAGATCCACTTTGCCCGGATGTGGGTTCTGATCTGGTCTGTACTTTGCTGTACATCCACTTTTTTCACAGTCACCACCTATTTAATTGACATGCAGCGCTTCAGGTACCCAGAGCGGCCGATCATCTTCTTGTCCGGCTGCTACACTATGGTCTCCATTGCTTTCATAGCGGGCTACTTCCTGGGAGACAAGGTGGCGTGCAATGACAGCTTTAACCCTGATGGATATAAGACCGTTGTTCAAGGCACCAAAAAGGAAGGCTGCACCATCCTCTTCATGATGCTTTACTTCTTCAGCATGGCCAGCTCCATCTGGTGGGTCATCCTATCTCTCACCTGGTTCCTGGCTGCAGGGATGAAATGGGGTCATGAGGCTATTGAGGCGAACTCTCAGTATTTCCACTTGGCGGCGTGGGCCGTGCCAGCCGTAAAGACCATCAGCATCCTTGCCATGGGGCAGATTGAGGGGGACGTGCTCAGCGGCGTCTGCTTTGTGAGTCTCAGCAACCTGGATCCGCTAAGAGGGTTCGTGTTGGCCCCTCTCTTCATTTACCTTTTCATCGGCACTTCGTTCTTGCTCGCCGGCTTCGTTTCGCTGTTCAGAATTCGCACCATCATGAAGCACGATGGCACCAAGACggagaagctggagcagctgatGGTGCGGATCGGGGTGTTCAGCGTGCTCTACACCGTTCCGGCCACCATCGTCATCGCCTGCTTCTTCTACGAGCAGGCTTTCCGGCCGCATTGGGAGCGGAGCTGGGTCAGCCGGAACTGCCGCAGCCTGGCCATCCCCTGTCCGGCGCAGAGCAGGCCGCACATGACCCCAGACTTCACCGTCTATATGATCAAATATCTCATGACGCTGATCGTCGGCATCACTTCTGGTTTCTGGATCTGGTCTGGAAAGACGCTGCACTCCTGGCGCAAGTTCTACACCAGGCTGACAAGTGGCAAAAACGGGGAAACCACCGTGTAG
- the meioc gene encoding meiosis-specific coiled-coil domain-containing protein MEIOC isoform X2, which translates to MALDLDTTTTKAFFDNYQDFTSHVSWSHTASNYSHETSDSSQNSFKKRNPTDNPDYEGEADLQGLVSNILDEKNASESYYSESLPGRNPIWSPKTLREELQCYPSEDKVFLNTPFSSNHIPHDMFNKAPQPMVELSQQFNSVATNEQYHPNLTNRDSCSLQLKKLPPGLPVPNAVNADSPEMRLNKYTWMSNNMEKEANQPLNNYPELSHIYKPPNNMNGSPFDAFYDDCSIQAPVNATHNKQYAQGGMNQLVRSFQSLIASENDHISPGDFPNMHKKPQSMLKDRKTEQYQIYSQAMSPQSAPVMQNAKQLMDNLGSVQHGRAGDLRKQTCNRDGSQHLSHFSPHHRDYFQQSNQSSPCFEVTNHSQKRMATDYTNVGTSPYFNYHIPQTQMHKIKQQMQKEKRRTPAPGFHGEDFSKRHQINTYVTPEKKTQFSHNIYFQGSMQSHRAEEHHMVCAENSTRFRPFVRPGKDLRRHSSSDVNSEFLPKSTSLHELRMSGNEASGYSSNVSNLKTSRREISFQSHPSAATPPPLMNQGPVSQLHIYVDECDREWRALEKERKAIEGTLRKTFPGIKIPAGTNLNLPRPSGSPTKLDHIVVNQMREQIKVANLLERMEALCDAPLQNNIHTVLKRHHMAVCITQARCSEDSRSIKHQQQKPPFMENKATLMVMALQDLAATTRRLRTALWCALQMTLPRPIRTPEYHDYEAATCTEKCSVPFEGYSFTLMN; encoded by the exons ATGGCGTTGGACCTGGACACAACCACCACCAAAGCGTTTTTTGACAATTATCAG GACTTCACCTCCCATGTTTCGTGGTCTCACACTGCCTCAAACTATTCTCATGAAACTAGTGATTCTTCccagaacagctttaaaaaaag GAACCCAACAGATAATCCTGATTATGAGGGTGAAGCAGATCTACAGGGTTTAGTATCAAACATTTtggatgagaaaaatgcaagtGAGAGCTACTACAGCGAAAG CTTACCTGGCAGGAATCCCATCTGGTCTCCAAAGACGCTGAGAGAAGAACTGCAATGTTATCCCTCAGAAGATAAAGTGTTCCTAAATACCCCCTTTTCCTCAAATCATATACCCCATGACATGTTCAACAAAGCACCACAGCCCATGGTTGAGTTGAGtcaacaattcaattcagttgCTACTAATGAACAATATCATCCCAATTTAACCAATAGAGACAGTTGTTCCCTCCAGCTGAAGAAACTGCCACCAGGTCTACCAGTGCCCAACGCAGTAAATGCAGATTCACCTGAAATGCGTCTAAATAAATACACCTGGATGTCAAATAATATGGAGAAAGAAGCCAATCAACCTCTGAATAATTACCCAGAGCTCAGCCACATCTATAAACCTCCAAACAACATGAACGGATCCCCTTTTGATGCTTTCTATGACGACTGCTCCATTCAGGCTCCTGTAAACGCCACTCATAATAAGCAGTATGCTCAGGGGGGCATGAACCAGCTGGTGCGAAGTTTCCAGTCACTTATAGCCTCTGAGAATGATCACATTTCCCCTGGAGATTTTCCAAACATGCACAAAAAACCCCAGAGCATGCTCAAAGATCGAAAGACTGAACAGTACCAAATTTATAGTCAAGCAATGTCACCACAAAGTGCTCCGGTAATGCAGAACGCAAAACAGCTGATGGACAACCTGGGATCCGTGCAACATGGAAGAGCTGGAGATTTGAGGAAGCAAACGTGTAATCGTGACGGCTCTCAGCACCTTAGTCATTTCAGCCCTCACCACAGGGACTATTTTCAGCAATCAAACCAATCATCTCCCTGTTTTGAAGTCACAAATCACTCACAGAAAAGGATGGCAACAGATTACACAAATGTAGGTACGAGCCCCTATTTTAATTATCACATCCCACAAACCCAGATGCACAAGATCAAGCAGCAGATGCAAAAAGAGAAGAGGAGGACACCCGCACCTGGCTTTCATGGAGAGGACTTCTCCAAGAGGCACCAAATCAACACTTACGTGACGCCAGAAAAGAAAACCCAATTCTCACACAATATCTACTTCCAAGGGAGCATGCAGTCTCACAGAGCTGAAGAACACCATATGGTCTGTGCAGAGAATTCTACTAGATTTAGGCCTTTTGTACGTCCTGGGAAAGATCTGAGAAGGCACTCGAGCTCGGATGTCAACTCAGAGTTTCTCCCTAAATCAACGTCCCTCCATGAACTTCGTATGTCTGGCAATGAGGCTTCAGGCTACAGCTCAAATGTCAGCAACCTGAAGACCTCCAGGAGAGAGATCTCTTTTCAAAGTCACCCGTCAGCCGctactcctcctcctctgatgAATCAAGGACCCGTGAGCCAGCTCCACATCTACGTGGATGAATGTGACAGAGAGTGGAGGGCTTTGGAGAAGGAAAGAAAGGCG ATTGAGGGCACTCTGAGAAAGACTTTCCCTGGAATAAAAATTCCAGCAGGCACCAACTTGAACCTCCCCAGACCTTCAGGAAGCCCCACTAAACTGGACCACATTGTTGTTAATCAGATGAGAGAACAAATAAAG GTAGCAAACCTTTTAGAAAGAATGGAGGCTCTGTGCGACGCTCCACTGCAGAACAACATACACACAGTCCTGAAAAGGCATCACATGGCTGTTTGTATCACACAAGCAAGATGCAGCGAGGATAGCAGGAGCATCAAACACCAACAACAGAAACCCCCTTTCATGGAAAACAAAG CTACCTTGATGGTCATGGCACTGCAGGATCTCGCAGCGACCACCAGGAGGCTCCGCACAGCCTTGTGGTGCGCCTTGCAGATGACGCTGCCACGCCCCATCCGGACACCCGAATACCACGATTATGAGGCAGCCACATGCACAGAGAAGTGCAGCGTTCCGTTCGAAGGTTACTCTTTCACACTCATGAATTAA